The nucleotide sequence CGAAATTCCGGTGCCGTCATCTTGGCAGCTGTTTGGTTACGACCACCCGATTTACACCAACGTGGTTTACCCGTGGGCGCAGACCCATAACGTGTCTGCACCTGCAGCCCCTACCAACTTTAACCCGGTGGGCCATTACCGCCGTAACTTCACCATTCCCGAAAAGTGGAGCGGCAAACGCATTCGCCTGCACTTTGAAGGTGTGGAATCTGCCTACTACGTTTGGGTGAACGGCAACTACGTAGGCTACGCCGAAGACACCTTTACGGACCATGAATTCGATATCAACAAGTACTTGCGCAAAGGCGAAAACAACGTCTCTGTTCAGGTGTTCCGCTGGTGCGATGGTTCTTGGCTCGAAGACCAGGACTTCATTCGTCTCGCCGGTATTTTCCGCGATGTGTACCTGTATGCAGTCCCTGAAGTGCATATTCAGGATTTCCAGATCGATGCGACGCTCACGAACAACTATACCGATGGCTTGCTGAAGACGACAGCCTGGATTTACAATTCTACGGGCTCGGCTTCCAGCGAATTCACTGTGGAACTTTCCCTGTACAACGACAAAGGTACCGAAGTGATTTCCCCGTCGGCACAGAAGGTTTCTGGCATTGGTTCGAAGGGTGAAAAGAGCGTGCACTTTGAACTCCCGATTACAAAGCCGGACCGCTGGTCTGCCGAAACGCCGAACCTTTATACGGCGGTGCTTGCCATTAAAGATGCTAGCGGCAAGGTGATTCAGGTCGAAAGCAACAAGATCGGTTTCCGCAAGATTGAAATCAAGAAGGACAACGGTGCTCCGCGCCTGTACGTGAACGGCATGCCGGTGAAATTCCATGGTGTTGACCGCCATGAACTCGACCCGGATAACGGCCGCGCGGTTACATACGATCGCATGGAAAAAGACGTGATTCTCATGAAGCGCTTTAACATTAACGCGCTGCGTATGTCGCACTATCCGAATAACCCCTACATGTACGATCTTTGCGACAAGTACGGTATTTATGTGATTGACGAAGCAAACGTCGAAAGCCATGGTGCAAACGGCAGCTTGCCCAAGAATAGCGACGACTGGCGTGCCCCCGCTGTGGACCGTATGAATTCCATGGTGCAGCGAGACAAGAACCACCCCTGCATTATTCTGTGGTCTTTGGGTAACGAAGCCGGTAACGGTAACGTATTTGCCTCTGAACGTGAACGTGCCCACCAGATTGACTCCACCCGCTTTGTGCATTACGAAGGCGACTGGAATAACGCCGATGTGAACAGCTGGATGTACTATGGCCCCGACGCCGTGCGTAACTATAAAGACGCCAACAAGCCGATTATGCTTTGCGAATACGAACACGCCATGGGTAACTCTGTGGGCGACTTGCAGGAATACATGGATGCCTTCTACGGCAACCCGCGCAGCTTCGGTGGCTTTATTTGGGACTTCATTGACCAGGGCCTGCGCCATAAGGGTACGCCGTACTTTGAATTCGGCGGCATGTGGGGCGACTGGCAGAACGATGACAACTTCTGCGCCAACGGCCTCGTGTTCCCCGATCGCGCCTTGCAGCCCGAAATTTGGGAAGTCAAGTATCAGTACGCTCAGGTCCGCGTCAAGAACGTTGACGCCGCCAAGGGCAAGATTCAGATTGAAAGCCGCTACCTCTATAAGAACCTGGGAGATTTCCTCGATGGCTACTGGTCTATCAAGGAAAACGGCAAGGTCATCAAGGAGGGCAAACTGAGCGGTTCGCAGATGAACGTTGGCCCGAACGAAAAGAAAGAAATCACGATTGACATGCCGAAAATCGAAACCACAGTTGGTGCCGAGTACTTCTTGGATCTCGATTTCCGCCTCAAGAACGATGAACTCTGGGCTAAGGCCGGCTATAGCATTGCCCACGAACAGTTCGGCATTGATTTGGGCCAGCTCTGGTCTACTGAAATCGATATCAGCACCTTGCCGACTTACAAGGTGAACAAGGCGAACGGCCTCGAAATCGAGGGCAAAGATTTCAAGATTCGCTTCGACGAAAAGAACGGTACGCTTGCAAGCTATGTTCTCGGTAACGATACCATTATCAAGAACGGCGGTATTCCGAACTTCTGGCGCGCTCCGATTGACAACGACAAGGGCTTCAATATGGAAAAGGGTCATGGCGAATGGCGTAAGGCAAGCCTGAAGCGCAACGTGACCTCCGAAGTCAAGGAAGTTTCTCAGCAAGAAACCCAGGTGACCTTCAACTTCACGTTCCCCGACGTGGGCAGCACCAAGATGAAGATGACTTACTACGTGTACGGTAGCGGCGATATCGTGGTGAGCTACACGCTCAATCCCGATGGCTCCAAGAGCTACTTGCCGAACGTGGGTACAATCTTTACCGTGCCGGGCGGCTACGAAAAGGTCCGCTGGTTTGGTCGCGGCCCCGACGAAAACTACATTGGCCGTAACCGCGGAAGCTTCATGGGTCTCTATTCTACGCTCGCCGATTCTATGACAATCAAGTACATGGAAATCGGCGAAACCGGCCAGCGCACCGACGTCAAGTGGGCAACGCTCACCAACAACGACGGCAAGGGCCTGATGATTGTGGGTAACCCGCGCATGGAATTCAGCGCCCAGCATTACACTCCGGAACAGCTTTCCAACGTAAAGCTCCCGTGGGAACTCAAGCGTGACAAGGACATTACGCTCCGCGTAGACTTGCACCAGATGGGCGTTGGCGGTATCAATTCCTGGGGTGCCCAGCCGCTCGATGCGTACCTGCTCAAGGCTAACCGCGAATATTCTCACACCTTCCGCCTGGCTCCGATTCGCCAAAAGCTGAACGACCCGACCGAATACTCCTTGCTTGGCTTCAGGAACTTTGGCTGGAACAAGGAAATCGCCCCGGCTAAGTACGGCGAAACAGAAATCAAGAAGATTTACGAAAACCAGCCGGACAAGGATATTACCGAAGAAGCCAATGAGGAAACCGAAGGTCGGACCCCGATTCTGCCGGGTAGCGTAAAAATGGCAAATAATGCAGTCCGCGACTACAGTGTGTTTGACATGCAGGGCCGACTTGTTGCTAAATTTACGACAGTTGGTATCGAAGATTTGCAGGCCAAGACAACGGCCGCGGTCAAGCGCTCAGGTACTTACTTGGTGAAAACTAAGACGGGTACGGCTTATCGCATCAACGTAAAGTAATTGTCATCCCGGACTTGATCCGGGACCCCGAAACTCCACACCCCATGCAATGAACGCCCCGGAAATTTTCCGGGGCGTTTCCTTATAATAAACAAAAACAAAATGTGGTTGACCTTTTGGAGTTCTCAGAATGCATTGGAACTTATAGTAGTGCCGAGTTGAGTCGACAAGCAAAAGCTTGTCGTCGAAACGAAGGGCGACCAAAGAGTGGTAAACCTTTTGGAGCTTTCGTATGTCTTTGGTAGCGTATATAAAAGAAGTTCCTGCCGAGGCGGGAACTTCTTTGGTTTGGTTGGTTTTTAGGAGGTATTCTTAGGAGTACTAAGATTCGTTTGTGAGAGAGAACTTACTTCACGAAGCTTGCCGGGAGCGTGAACTGCTTCAGGAACGGCCAGCCGATGCTTGCGTCACCGTAGTCGTGGCCACCGCCCTGCTTGGTGCAGAGAACAACCTTCGTGCCGTCCTGGCAGTTGGAGTATTCGTCGCAACCATTGGCGTTCTTGGTCGGAGCCCCGGTACAGCCGTTCTTTTCAGCCCAGAACTTGAAGGTGCCTTCGGCGCCGAGGAAGTTCAAACCGTCATTGAAACCACTGTCGCCACCTTGGTAACGGCAGACCGGGTCGTTTGTGCCGCGGAAGTTGATGACAGAGATCGGACGAGACATCTTGCACTGTGCACTGTTGGTCTTGTTCAAGTCCATAGCTGCCGGAGCGACTGCTGCAAAGACATCGGACATCATACAGGCCACGTGGTTGCTCATGCCGCCACCCATCGAGAAACCGGTTGCGTAGATGCGCTGCGGGTCGATACAGGCGATTTCTTTGAGTTTGTCGATCATTGCGTAAGAGAACTTGACGTCGTCGTCGTTGGAGCAGCAGGGGCCGACGTTCCAGCCGTTACCCATTCCACCCGGTTTGCTGGTGCCGTCCGGGTAAAGCGTGATTACGCCTTCGGGGTCAGTCTTGGCCTTGTACGGAGAACTTCCGAATTCGCCATTGCCGGAACCGCCAATCGGGTGGTAGTCAATAACGAGCGGTACGGGCTTGTCGCCCTTGTAGGCACTCGGAATGTGCATAATAAAGGTGCGCTGCTTGCCATCGACGGTCACGGACATGTTTTGCTTATCTCCGACCTTTGCAGTCTTGCCGGAGCAATCAACTACGATAGGTCCGTCGTTGCCGGCACTGCTGGAAGATTTCGGCGGTTCGACCTGTTGAGAGCTAGAAGATTTCGGCGGTTCAATAGCTTCAGAGCTGGAAGAAGCGTCGGCAGAGGGCCTTACCATTTCGATGGTCACGCCGGTCTCGGTTTCGCTCTGCATCTGGTAGACAAAATTGGCGTAGCCGTCAAGCGCGAATTGGAGCATCGGCAACAAGTCGCCTTCTTTCTTGAGAGCCTTGACGGCGCCCTTGTCGGTCACCATAAAGGTGCTGTTGCGGTTGTCTGCGTTGACGCGGATAATCTTTGCGCCTTTTGCAAGCTTGCCCAAGTCAAGGGAGACGATTCCCTGGATGTTTTCAATGTTGCTTCTCTTGAGGACTTTGCCCAAGGGGTTGATTACGGACACGGTGAGGGAACGTGCGTCCGCATTGTAAACGGTGAGCGTGTTGCCTTCCATGTGGAGGGCGATATTTGCGGTGTAGGCGTTGGCGACAATGCCGGTGTTGCCATCGCTGCTGAGGTGGAACGTGCCGTCTTCGGCGCTCACGGTTTCAAATCCGCCGAAGTTAAAAGTGTTGACCTTTACACCAGATAGCAAACGGCCAGAAACTTTGGATTTGACCACGCCGTCAATGCTCCAGGCGAATGCCTGGCTGCTGAACAAGCCGAACAGTGCCAGGCTAGCGATACTTGCGAATTTGGGGTTACGCATAAATACTCCTTTTTTATGATACCCTTTTGTTTTCACTCCATAATAAATTTACACATTTATTGCTAAAATGTAATATATTTTGCGTAAAGTTTGCGAAACCACGAATAAATCTTACACATTTCCGTGTAAAAAGCGTTTTAAAACGACTTTGTTTTTCAATGTTTACCTGCCCTTGGACGTTTTGTCAATGGAACTGTTTGCCCAAGGGGGGCTTTCGGGCCTTTTTCGCGGTAGATTTATCATTGGTTGGTACACATTAAAAAGGATGTTGTTTCATGAAGAAGACAATTCTCTCTACGATTGCCTTGGCTGCATCGTTTGCAACCATGGCTCAGGCGGCTCCGCTTGCAGAAGGTGGCGCCAAATTCCTGGGTAACATTACTACCCGCGGCCAAGTTCGAAGCGATTTTGGTACCTACTGGAACCAGATTACCGCCGAAAACGAATGTAAGTGGGCCTCTATCGAAGGAACCCGCGGCCGTTACAATTGGTCCGGTTGCGATGCCTGTTACAACTGGGCAAAAAAGAATAACGGACATTTCAAGTTCCACGCCTTGGTTTGGGGCTCTCAGTACCCGAACTGGCTCAATGGCCTTAGCACCGACGAAACCAAGAAGGCGATTACCGCTTGGTTTGATGCGGTGGCCGAACATTACCCCGACCTCGAAATGATCGACGTGGTGAACGAAGCTATCAAGTCTGGTGGCAAGTACCACTCCAACTATGGCTCTCAGGGCAACAATAACATCATCGCTGCTCTCGGTGGTGACAACGGCAACTATGAATTTGTCGCCGAAGCGTTCAGAATGGCTCGCAAACGTTGGCCGAACGCAATCCTTATCTATAACGACTATAACACCGTCCAATGGCAGAAGAATGAAGGTATCGACCTCATTCAGAAATTGAAAAAGGCCGGTGCTCCGGTGGATGCCTATGGCTTGCAGGCTCACGACATGCAGGTTTCTGGCGGTCAGGCCGGTGGCCAGGGTGGTGGCGGTTCCTGCTTGAACATCAATACGCTCAAGAGCACTATTGAAGAAATTTGGAACAAGACTCAGATTCCGCTGTTCATCTCTGAATACGATATCGCTAGTAACGACGATAACGACCAGAAGAACTGCTACTCTCAGCAGATCTCCTACTTCATGGAAAATGAACACATCGCCGGTATTACCATTTGGGGTTATATCTACGGTGCAACTTGGACCTCCGGCGGTAACTCCGGTATCATCAGGGATGGTAAGGACCGTCCGGCCATGACTTGGCTGAAGGATTACCTCTCCAAGAACAAGGGTGCAAATACCACTGGTCTTGCCACTGGCGAAGTGACCCCGGTTGAACCTGAACCGCAGACTCCGTTCAAGGGTGAACCTCTCGCCGTTCCGGGCAAGATTGAAGTCGAAGACTTCGACATTCCGGGTAAGGGCAAGAACGAAGACGGTACGAGCAACGCTTCTTACGCTGACGATGGTGAAAATCATGGCGACAGCGACTACCGCGATGGTACCGGTGCCGACCTTTACAAGAAGGCTACTGGCATCGCTCTCGGTTACAACAACACTGGCGACTGGTATGAATACACGATCAACGTTGCCGAAGCTGGCGACTACACCGCAGTGGCTTCTGTCGCTACCGAAGGCGAAGGCGCATTCACGCTCTCTATCGACGGCAAGGTTGTTGCTGAATTCGAAGTCACTGGTACTAGCTATGACAGCTTCTCTGACGTAAGCAAGAAGGTGACTCTCACTGCTGGCAAACATATCCTCCGCTTGGATGTGACTAAGGAATACTTCGACATCGACTACATCAACTTCGTGAAGGGTGATGCTGGCGATCCGATGATCGTGCAGCAGAATGTCAAGCTTGACAACAATGCTCGTCAGGACTACCACGTGTTCGACCAGAACGGTGTCCATATGGGTGTGCTCACGGCCTACGGTTTCGATGCCGCCAAGGAAATCCTCCAGTCCTCTAGCGCTGTGAAGAGCTCCGGCATCTACTACCTGCGCAGCCGCACCACTGGCCAGATGCAGTCTGTAAGAGTGACGAGATAATTAGAGTACTCAATACACCAAACAACGGGCCCCGAAGCGAATGCTTCGGGACTTGTTGTTTATGAGCCCGCTCGCGCCCAATCATATAAGTACGTCCCCCGAGCGCACGCTCTCGCCACCGCCCCAGCTTAACGCTTGGGGCTTTATGGCTCACGTAAGCCCGCTCGCTTAGATTTCCAAATCGGCGGAATAGACTGTTTCGACGGAGCCGTCGTCGCATTTGAAGAGCAGGCTGCCGTCGTCTTGCATGTCGAGGATGCTGCCGGTCTTTTTGGTGGCGCCTTCGCCGCTGTCGCGGTTTGCGTCGGTGCAGCGGTTGTTCACGATGATTGTTCCGCGAGCGCCTATGAATTGGTCCATGCGCTTCCACGCGGCGACCCACGGGCGAATGCCGAAGGCGCGGAATTGTCCGACTGCCCGTTCAAGGTTGCCGATGAGCATTTGCAGAAGCTTTTCGCGGTTGATGCTTCGACCGCAGATGTCTTTCAGCGTCGTGACGGCGCGGCCCAGGTGCGCGTAATCCAGCGGACTGCTATTCACGTTAATCCCCACACCCATACTCACCGCCGGCACACTCACGTCATGCCGAACTTGGCCACTCACGTCATGCCGAACTTGTTTCGGCATCAGTTTTTTCACGTAAACAACCTCAGCCAAAATTCCGCAGAACTTGTGCTTGCCGCAAAGAATGTCATTCGGCCACTTGACAGTAACTTTCCCGAGACTCTTGTTGCCGAGTCCCTGCGCGTTCGATTCGTCTTGCAGACTCTTGAATACTTCGGCAAAGGTGAGTGCGGCCACCTGCGTAATCTGCGGTGCCGATGCGAGCGGAATGCCGTCTAGGGAAATTAAAATGTTGAAGTAAAGGTTCTGCCCGGCCGGAGACGCCCAGGTGCGCTCATGGCGCCCGCGGCCCGCTGTTTGCCTGTCGGCGACAATAAGGGCGCCGCCTGCGATTTCGCCTGCGGCAGCTCGCTGCTTCATCAAGCTGTGCGTACTTTCGAGAGATTCAAAGATAAATGCGGGCGAATTGCCGAAACCGCAAAGTTGCCAATCGACAAAATTTCGTTCGGGAGAAAACATGCCTACTGGTCTTTCTGCTGGTCTTCAAGCATCTTGAGCGCTTCTTCGGGGAAGATTGCAAAGTACTGCTTCTTCTTGTCTTCGAAGAGCTGCAGCAGACGTTCCTGTTCGAACTGTTCGCGGTCGATATTCTGCATAAAGAATTCGTCGCGGGCAAAATCGCGGGTCGTCATCTGCTTCTTGATGTCTTCGGAAAGGTCAACTTCGTCCCACAGAATATAGTACGAACCAACCATGCCATCGGCAAAAATGTCGACGTTCAAGGTGACGGCGTTGTTCTTGGTGGAATCCACCAGCTGCACCTTGGTGTCGCGCTTTTCGGGGCGGAACACTTCTACGTCGTTGACGGGCTTGTCCAAGTCGTCCTGGGCCCAGACTCCGGTGGCAAGACTACAAAGCAAACACACGGCTAAAAGGCTTGCCGTGTTCATTAAACGAAGAGTCTTGTGCGCTACTTTATTGAACATACCTATAATATACAATGTAAAAATAAAAAAAGAAAGGTATGTGCAAAAAAGCGTGATAAAAAGAGGGCTAAAATGGGGTTTAGCCCCGTTTGAACTTACACTACGCCGTAGCGTTTCCACTTGCCGCCACGCCAACGGATGTAGTTGACGATGGAACGGTAGAATTCGTCGGCGGCCATGCCGAGCCAGATGCCGACCAGACCGAGTTCTAGGCCGAAGGCGAGCAGAAGGGCGGTGCCCAGGCCGCAGGTCCACATCATGGCAGAACCCACGATGGCGGGGAACTTGGAGTCACCCGAAGCACGCAAGGCCGAGGTAATGACCATATTCGCGGCCTTGAAGGGCTGCAAGATCACGTCGCACCAAAGGCAGAGCTTGCCCAGGCGAATCACTTCGGGGTCGCTGGTGTAGAAAGACAACAACTGGGTGCCGAAAATAGCGACGATGATTGCGACGATAAGTCCGCTGGCGCTACCGGCGATAAGGCTCTGGTGGAGTCTGCGGTTTGCCTTGTCGAAGTCGTGAGCGCCCACCAGGTGGGCCACGAGAATCTGGTTGCCGCTACTCAAACCCACGCTCAGAATCACGGCAAGCATGGCGAAGTTCGCACTGAAGATGCGGGCGGTCATGGCGATAATGCCCAAGTGCACCACGATGGCGGTCAACACCACCTGGAAAATCTGGAAACTGACGGGTTCAAC is from Fibrobacter sp. UWT2 and encodes:
- a CDS encoding glycoside hydrolase family 2 TIM barrel-domain containing protein — its product is MKNFLVSFAVTCAALCATLASTTNAQPNDEWNGKPRVFAVNALTPHVTSMPYSTVEEAVKGDRHASEWYQTLSGKWKFFHVEKPAQRNNDFYKDNYDVSGWNEIPVPSSWQLFGYDHPIYTNVVYPWAQTHNVSAPAAPTNFNPVGHYRRNFTIPEKWSGKRIRLHFEGVESAYYVWVNGNYVGYAEDTFTDHEFDINKYLRKGENNVSVQVFRWCDGSWLEDQDFIRLAGIFRDVYLYAVPEVHIQDFQIDATLTNNYTDGLLKTTAWIYNSTGSASSEFTVELSLYNDKGTEVISPSAQKVSGIGSKGEKSVHFELPITKPDRWSAETPNLYTAVLAIKDASGKVIQVESNKIGFRKIEIKKDNGAPRLYVNGMPVKFHGVDRHELDPDNGRAVTYDRMEKDVILMKRFNINALRMSHYPNNPYMYDLCDKYGIYVIDEANVESHGANGSLPKNSDDWRAPAVDRMNSMVQRDKNHPCIILWSLGNEAGNGNVFASERERAHQIDSTRFVHYEGDWNNADVNSWMYYGPDAVRNYKDANKPIMLCEYEHAMGNSVGDLQEYMDAFYGNPRSFGGFIWDFIDQGLRHKGTPYFEFGGMWGDWQNDDNFCANGLVFPDRALQPEIWEVKYQYAQVRVKNVDAAKGKIQIESRYLYKNLGDFLDGYWSIKENGKVIKEGKLSGSQMNVGPNEKKEITIDMPKIETTVGAEYFLDLDFRLKNDELWAKAGYSIAHEQFGIDLGQLWSTEIDISTLPTYKVNKANGLEIEGKDFKIRFDEKNGTLASYVLGNDTIIKNGGIPNFWRAPIDNDKGFNMEKGHGEWRKASLKRNVTSEVKEVSQQETQVTFNFTFPDVGSTKMKMTYYVYGSGDIVVSYTLNPDGSKSYLPNVGTIFTVPGGYEKVRWFGRGPDENYIGRNRGSFMGLYSTLADSMTIKYMEIGETGQRTDVKWATLTNNDGKGLMIVGNPRMEFSAQHYTPEQLSNVKLPWELKRDKDITLRVDLHQMGVGGINSWGAQPLDAYLLKANREYSHTFRLAPIRQKLNDPTEYSLLGFRNFGWNKEIAPAKYGETEIKKIYENQPDKDITEEANEETEGRTPILPGSVKMANNAVRDYSVFDMQGRLVAKFTTVGIEDLQAKTTAAVKRSGTYLVKTKTGTAYRINVK
- a CDS encoding PHB depolymerase family esterase, encoding MRNPKFASIASLALFGLFSSQAFAWSIDGVVKSKVSGRLLSGVKVNTFNFGGFETVSAEDGTFHLSSDGNTGIVANAYTANIALHMEGNTLTVYNADARSLTVSVINPLGKVLKRSNIENIQGIVSLDLGKLAKGAKIIRVNADNRNSTFMVTDKGAVKALKKEGDLLPMLQFALDGYANFVYQMQSETETGVTIEMVRPSADASSSSEAIEPPKSSSSQQVEPPKSSSSAGNDGPIVVDCSGKTAKVGDKQNMSVTVDGKQRTFIMHIPSAYKGDKPVPLVIDYHPIGGSGNGEFGSSPYKAKTDPEGVITLYPDGTSKPGGMGNGWNVGPCCSNDDDVKFSYAMIDKLKEIACIDPQRIYATGFSMGGGMSNHVACMMSDVFAAVAPAAMDLNKTNSAQCKMSRPISVINFRGTNDPVCRYQGGDSGFNDGLNFLGAEGTFKFWAEKNGCTGAPTKNANGCDEYSNCQDGTKVVLCTKQGGGHDYGDASIGWPFLKQFTLPASFVK
- a CDS encoding endo-1,4-beta-xylanase; translation: MKKTILSTIALAASFATMAQAAPLAEGGAKFLGNITTRGQVRSDFGTYWNQITAENECKWASIEGTRGRYNWSGCDACYNWAKKNNGHFKFHALVWGSQYPNWLNGLSTDETKKAITAWFDAVAEHYPDLEMIDVVNEAIKSGGKYHSNYGSQGNNNIIAALGGDNGNYEFVAEAFRMARKRWPNAILIYNDYNTVQWQKNEGIDLIQKLKKAGAPVDAYGLQAHDMQVSGGQAGGQGGGGSCLNINTLKSTIEEIWNKTQIPLFISEYDIASNDDNDQKNCYSQQISYFMENEHIAGITIWGYIYGATWTSGGNSGIIRDGKDRPAMTWLKDYLSKNKGANTTGLATGEVTPVEPEPQTPFKGEPLAVPGKIEVEDFDIPGKGKNEDGTSNASYADDGENHGDSDYRDGTGADLYKKATGIALGYNNTGDWYEYTINVAEAGDYTAVASVATEGEGAFTLSIDGKVVAEFEVTGTSYDSFSDVSKKVTLTAGKHILRLDVTKEYFDIDYINFVKGDAGDPMIVQQNVKLDNNARQDYHVFDQNGVHMGVLTAYGFDAAKEILQSSSAVKSSGIYYLRSRTTGQMQSVRVTR
- a CDS encoding biotin--[acetyl-CoA-carboxylase] ligase, with the translated sequence MFSPERNFVDWQLCGFGNSPAFIFESLESTHSLMKQRAAAGEIAGGALIVADRQTAGRGRHERTWASPAGQNLYFNILISLDGIPLASAPQITQVAALTFAEVFKSLQDESNAQGLGNKSLGKVTVKWPNDILCGKHKFCGILAEVVYVKKLMPKQVRHDVSGQVRHDVSVPAVSMGVGINVNSSPLDYAHLGRAVTTLKDICGRSINREKLLQMLIGNLERAVGQFRAFGIRPWVAAWKRMDQFIGARGTIIVNNRCTDANRDSGEGATKKTGSILDMQDDGSLLFKCDDGSVETVYSADLEI